One segment of Manihot esculenta cultivar AM560-2 chromosome 4, M.esculenta_v8, whole genome shotgun sequence DNA contains the following:
- the LOC110608268 gene encoding uncharacterized protein LOC110608268 isoform X4, with translation MVGISCEQETWVSSTNLNQQHDESETPHGDEIFYQETDEIWKKMNQSTTNNYQNSHSSTFSSRSRSNSKKKKNQVLLEGYVDVANTNEDDLKRTKSLTDDDLDELKGCLDLGFGFSYDEIPELCNTLPALELCYSMSQKFLDEHHKSPERSCPAPAETASSPIANWKISTPGDHPEDVKARLKFWAQAVACTVRLCS, from the exons ATGGTGGGCATTTCTTGTGAACAAGAAACTTGGGTTTCTTCCACAAACCTAAACCAACAACATGATGAGTCAGAAACCCCACATGGAGATGAGATTTTCTATCAAGAAACTGATGAAATATGGAAGAAAATGAATCAAAGCACCACCAACAATTACCAAAACAGCCATAGCAGCACCTTCAGCTCCAGAAGTAGGAGCAAcagcaagaaaaagaagaatcaaGTGCTGCTAGAAGGGTATGTTGATGTAGCTAATACTAATGAAGATGATTTGAAGAGGACCAAGAGCTTGACAGATGATGATCTTGATGAGCTTAAAGGGTGTTTGGATCTTGGGTTTGGTTTTAGCTATGATGAGATCCCTGAGCTCTGCAATACCTTGCCAGCTCTTGAGCTTTGTTACTCTATGAGTCAGAAGTTTCTTGATGAACACCATAAGTCTCCTGAGAGAAGCTGTCCTGCTCCTGCTGAGACTGCATCTAGTCCTATTGCTAACTGGAAGATCTCTACTCCTG GTGATCATCCGGAAGACGTTAAAGCAAGGCTCAAATTTTGGGCACAGGCTGTTGCATGTACTGTTAGATTGTGCAGCTGA
- the LOC110608268 gene encoding uncharacterized protein LOC110608268 isoform X3 yields the protein MQPIVNTNNIQDNNIREINLQNNWTNVSLHIIGQQLDRMEEKIERNHEAITNIEHIETPQAPSPTTPRPNTIYLSQRYSNPKPYDIDPAIKPINKPFTKMIPPSQNPIEIVTLSPKTELTDMSKLLQKIIKEQNISKGGIKQSTSPKTNMTGGIKINEPIQTQSNIPSESTSKDKNKITILTEYNETSSSEDDTINNPLEASDSDQENNIPVNTIGRNYDRRPDDLKILDRKQKQYNAKNIYEWNIDDMSEIEIIQITKEMVIVGNIYKQRVGVTEREAAENIILGFTGELRTWWDKLLSNEIKTNILTARRIDNHRRTSY from the coding sequence atgcaaccaaTTGTAAATACCAACAATATCCAGGATAACaacataagagaaataaacttaCAAAATAATTGGACCAATGTATCATTACACATAATAGGACAACAATTAGATAGAATGGAAGAAAAGATAGAGAGAAACCACGAAGCAATTACAAATATAGAACATATAGAAACACCACAAGCACCATCACCAACAACACCTAGACCAAATACAATCTATTTATCCCAAAGGTATAGTAATCCAAAACCATATGATATAGATCCAGCCATAAAACCCATTAATAAACCTTTCACAAAAATGATACCGCCATCACAAAACCCCATTGAGATAGTAACACTAAGTCCAAAAACAGAATTAACTGATATGTCAAAATTATTgcagaaaattataaaagaacaaAATATTTCTAAAGGAGGAATTAAACAAAGTACGTCTCCAAAAACCAATATGACAGGAggcattaaaataaatgaacctATACAAACTCAAAGTAATATACCAAGTGAAAGTACCagtaaagataaaaataaaataactattttaacaGAATATAATGAGACTTCTTCTTCTGAAGATGACACTATCAACAATCCCTTGGAAGCATCAGACTCTGACCAAGAAAACAATATTCCTGTAAATACGATAGGAAGAAATTATGATAGAAGaccagatgatttaaaaatattagacagaaaacaaaaacaatataatgcaaaaaatatttatgaatggaatatagatgatATGTCTGAAATTGAAATTATACAAATAACCAAAGAAATGGTAATTGTaggaaatatatataaacaaagagTTGGAGTTACTGAACGAGAAGCAGCTGAGAATATAATATTAGGTTTTACAGGAGAACTAAGAACTTGGTGGGACAAATTATtaagtaatgaaataaaaactaatatattaacagCAAGAAGAATAGATAACCATAGGAGAACCAGTTATTGA
- the LOC110608268 gene encoding uncharacterized protein LOC110608268 isoform X1 has product MFKKLTKLINEEIKQETAPPTKFEDIEQMFKNKKSVTTISSMDLQSEIRQLKLEVRQLKLRCDYLEQNQHIQQNQSIAQNLGKDKTKVETDTEEEQPLKFNDITRIKYQKWYVKINLTIKDFTLETIAMLDSGADMNCIDQGIIPSKYFHKTKQTLSAANSTKVKIDYKIPSAHICNNGICFKTSFMLIKNLNTQIILGNPFLQMLYPFKVTQLGLETNVLGQDIIFQFITPINYHDINIFQQTNISKINNLKNQIKFLKSDLHSIKIEEQLEKPIIQQQLKEIQEKFEKDLCSELPTAFWDRKQHIVTLPYEPSFNEQNIPTKARPIQMNQEMVEFCKKEIQDLLTKKLIRPSKSPWSCAAFYVMKNAEIERGAPRLVINYKPLNTALQWIRYPIPNKQDLLNRLYKAQIFSKFDMKSGFWQIQIAEQDKYKTAFTVPFGQYEWNIMPFGLKNAPSEFQKIMNDIFNPYKFIITYIDDVLIFSENIDQHIKHVNVFYKAVKRNGLVLSKPKMKLFQTKIRFLGHEIYQNTIIPIQRSIEFANKFPDEIKDKNQLQRFLGSLNYIADFLPKLRILCKPLYNRLKKNPKPWTSNHTKIIQEIKKHVKTLPCLNICNPNIPKIVETDASDQGFGGILKQRINNKEHIIRYYSGVWNPTQEKYSTIKKEILAIVLCVTKFQGDLLNQKFTIQVDCKAAKDVLTKDVKNLAAKHIFARWQAF; this is encoded by the coding sequence atgtttaaaaaattaacaaaattaattaatgaagaaataaaacaagaaactgCACCACCAACCAAATTTGAAGATATTGAAcaaatgtttaaaaataaaaaatcggtAACAACAATTTCTTCCATGGACttacaatctgaaataagacaattaaaaCTAGAAGTAAGACAATTAAAACTAAGGTGTGATtatttagaacaaaatcaaCACATACAACAAAATCAAAGTATAGCACAGAATTTAGGAAAAGATAAGACAAAAGTCGAAACAGACACAGAAGAAGAACAACCATTAAAGTTTAATGATATTACTagaattaaatatcaaaaatggtatgtaaaaattaatttaacaattaaagaTTTTACATTAGAAACCATAGCCATGCTAGACTCAGGAGCAGACATGAATTGTATAGACCAAGGCATAATACCaagtaaatattttcataaaactaaacaaaCTTTATCCGCCGCAAATTCAACAAAAGTAAAAATAGATTACAAAATACCAAGTGCACATATATGTAACAatggaatttgttttaaaactagctttatgttaataaaaaatctcaATACACAAATCATATTAGGAAACccatttttacaaatgttataTCCCTTTAAAGTCACACAATTAGGTTTAGAAACCAATGTATTAGGACAGgatattatatttcaattcaTAACACCAATTaattatcatgatattaatatatttcaacAAACAAATATaagcaaaataaataatttaaaaaatcagataaaatttttaaaaagtgatTTACATTCTATCAAAATAGAAGAACAATTAGAAAAACCAATTATTCAACAACAActaaaagaaattcaagaaaaatttgaaaaagattTATGTTCAGAGTTGCCAACAGCTTTTTGGGATCGAAAACAACATATAGTAACTCTACCATACGAACCAAGCTTTAATGAGCAAAATATCCCAACAAAAGCGAGACCTATACAAATGAATCAAGAAATGgtagaattttgtaaaaaagaaattcaagatttattaactaaaaaattaattagaccaAGTAAATCACCATGGTCATGTGCAGCTTTTTATGTAATGAAAAATGCAGAGATTGAAAGGGGAGCACCCCGATTAgtcataaattataaaccttTAAATACCGCTTTACAATGGATAAGATATCCTATACCAAATAAACAAGATCTCTTAAATAGGCTTTACAAAGCACAAATATTCTCAAAATTTGACATGAAATCAGGATTTTGGCAAATTCAAATAGCCGaacaagataaatataaaactgcTTTCACTGTACCTTTCGGgcaatatgaatggaatattatgccttttggattaaaaaatgcaccaagtgaattccaaaaaataatgaatgatatttttaatccatataaatttataatcacttatattgatgatgttttaatttttagtgaaaatatagaccaacacattaaacatgtaaatgttttttataaagctgtaaaaagaaatggtttagttttatcaaaaccaaaaatgaaattatttcaaacaaaaattagatttttgggTCATGAGATTTATCAAAACACAATCATACCAATCCAAAGGAGTATCGAATTTGCTAATAAGTTTCCCGATGAAATCAAAGATAAGAATCAActacaaagatttttaggttCATTAAATTATATTGCAGATTTTTTACCCAAATTACGAATCCTATGTAAACCATTATATAATAGATTAAAGAAAAATCCTAAACCATGGACTAGTAACCATACTAAAATTATTCAGGAAATcaaaaaacatgttaaaaccttaccatgtttaaatatttgCAATCCTAATATACCAAAAATAGTAGAAACAGATGCGTCTGACCAAGGATTCGGAGGCATATTAAAACAACGTATCAATAATAAAGAACATATAATAAGATACTACTCAGGAGTTTGGAATCCGActcaagaaaaatattctacaatcaaaaaagaaattttagcaaTAGTTTTATGTGTCACAAAATTTCAAGGAGATTTATTAAATCAGAAATTCACAATTCAAGTAGATTGTAAAGCTGCTAAAGATGTTCTAACCAAAGATGTAAAAAACCTAGCAGCCAAACATATTTTTGCCAGGTGGCAAgctttttaa
- the LOC110608268 gene encoding uncharacterized protein LOC110608268 isoform X2, producing the protein MTDKGKEVEKRISLRSPIIKPCNISLLPSGQHSPRPIYTNTSSIITRPMNPISSALISTNLRPSFASTNRFSPLLSAPIPPSTFKQAVTGPTILSPSSSNPLPTQEPTQTEYSYKSIDEYILTIEPEYWAQNPNLNIYQLCSTIFPRNHYYIPDNFQKSQQFYETILINTCSIVIHNNYDPQNPNKLRYCKVRILKIWTLTDWGLEPHKMREMIMTIGQIKQNIKYNYYDYQIAWERTFFKQNEQLSVSFFFFFDDNFSYPLPYWFYQWWNKFGICEINIPSQITIAKEQFFERQQLPETITLAPSWLVYSHHFHIPWILMIEYQIKDQTIDIFQVPTLVRKFKTKWWNKTNLEGCGSKAIEQFFQDHPQFCKKSSIAIITRQETFLARKQQIMSQMAACTSEEEYDQLINELNEVRSSAASPSPISLDNDNADFFTQAEM; encoded by the coding sequence ATGACTGACAAAGGAAAGGAAGTTGAAAAGCGAATTTCTTTAAGATCACCAATAATCAAACCATGTAATATCAGCCTATTACCATCAGGACAGCATAGTCCTAGACCAATTTATACTAATACCTCTTCCATAATCACCCGACCAATGAACCCAATATCCAGTGCATTGATTTCAACAAATTTAAGACCTAGTTTTGCTTCAACCAACAGATTTAGCCCATTACTATCAGCACCAATACCTCCATCTACTTTTAAACAAGCAGTTACTGGCCCAACTATCCTTAGCCCATCATCTTCAAATCCATTACCTACCCAAGAGCCAACCCAAACAGAATACAGTTATAAATCCATAGATGAATACATCTTGACCATTGAACCTGAATATTGGGCTCAAAATCCCAATTTGAATATCTACCAATTATGTAGTACTATTTTCCCAAGAAATCATTACTACATACCAGACAATTTTCAGAAATCTCAACAATTCTATGAGACCATTCTTATCAATACCTGTTCTATAGTTATTCATAATAACTATGATCCACAAAATCCCAACAAATTAAGATACTGTAAAGTCAGAATACTGAAAATATGGACTCTGACAGATTGGGGTCTTGAACCTCACAAAATGAGAGAAATGATCATGACCATTGgacaaataaaacaaaatatcaagtataattattatgattatcagATTGCTTGGGAAAGAacttttttcaagcaaaatgaaCAATTGTCTGtgtcattctttttcttttttgatgaCAATTTTTCTTATCCTCTACCATATTGGTTCTACCAATGGTGGAACAAATTTGGTATTTGTGAAATCAATATCCCAAGCCAAATTACCATAGCAAAAGAACAATTCTTTGAAAGACAACAGTTACCCGAAACTATTACCCTAGCTCCTTCTTGGCTAGTCTATAGTCATCATTTTCATATCCCATGGATATTAATGATAGAATACCAGATAAAAGATCAAACCATCGATATTTTTCAAGTACCTACTCTCGTCAGAAAATTCAAAACCAAATGGTGGAATAAAACCAATTTAGAGGGCTGTGGCAGTAAAGCCATTGAACAATTCTTTCAAGACCACCCACAATTTTGCAAAAAATCCAGTATTGCTATTATCACTAGACAAGAAACTTTCTTAGCCagaaaacaacaaattatgTCTCAAATGGCTGCATGTACGTCAGAAGAAGAATATGACCAATTGATCAATGAATTAAATGAAGTCAGAAGCTCAGCAGCATCCCCATCACCAATCAGCTTGGATAACGACAATGCTGATTTTTTCACCCAAGCagaaatgtaa